A stretch of Ignavibacteria bacterium DNA encodes these proteins:
- the tsaB gene encoding tRNA (adenosine(37)-N6)-threonylcarbamoyltransferase complex dimerization subunit type 1 TsaB, protein MTRLLSIETSGSVCSVAVSVDGSLVSSIEILQANVHDEMLSKCVHDVVSNAGLALDSIDVVAVSAGPGSFTGLRIGVSFAKGLCFSGKPNLLAVPTLTALMHAGTEVARIGRFATITAVVASHRDLYYVATSPVEDPTHIAAVELLPLHEVKEHLSDATLVVGPAASQLTPNPVSGLTRLSARFVAFAAWKLLEAGAPFNDAMTFVPEYQQEFEVRSKGL, encoded by the coding sequence ATGACAAGACTTCTTTCGATCGAAACATCAGGGTCCGTGTGTAGCGTTGCGGTCTCCGTTGATGGGTCTCTTGTCTCCTCCATAGAGATCCTGCAGGCCAACGTCCATGATGAGATGTTGAGCAAGTGTGTTCATGATGTGGTGTCGAATGCAGGACTAGCGCTTGACTCCATCGATGTCGTAGCCGTCTCTGCCGGACCCGGCTCATTCACCGGTCTTCGCATCGGCGTATCATTTGCAAAGGGGCTTTGTTTCAGCGGGAAACCAAACCTCCTTGCTGTTCCTACGCTCACGGCACTTATGCATGCCGGTACTGAAGTAGCGCGCATCGGCAGGTTTGCCACGATCACCGCTGTGGTGGCTTCACATCGAGATCTGTACTACGTTGCAACGAGTCCGGTTGAGGATCCTACCCATATTGCTGCAGTGGAACTCCTGCCGCTGCACGAGGTCAAGGAACATCTCAGTGACGCCACCCTGGTGGTTGGTCCGGCAGCCTCTCAACTCACACCAAACCCGGTGAGTGGTCTCACCCGACTCTCCGCGCGCTTTGTGGCCTTTGCAGCATGGAAACTGTTGGAGGCAGGAGCCCCCTTCAACGATGCGATGACCTTTGTTCCTGAGTATCAGCAGGAGTTCGAGGTTCGCTCAAAGGGCCTTTAG
- a CDS encoding c-type cytochrome, protein MKPIRFIQTAAFVLILVGCGQQQKTSEAPLKEVPPLTAQEERDLLEQATGIFGALPDVMPGAEGDTPEQIALGKKLYFDTRLSVNNTQSCNTCHNVNEGAAGVDNEVTSAGADKVRGARNSPTVFNAGYHFVQFWDGRADDLKAQAKGPITNPVEMGMPSAKAVEEKIRSIDEYTPLFAAAFPRARKAVSYDNLAHAIPAFERTLRAPSRFDDYVLGASAKLTNEEKRGLKTFIESGCITCHNGPLFGGSMYQKLGLVNPYDTRDAGRFGVTKDPSDSLMFKVPSLRLISKTHPYFHDGSVPTLSRAIELMGWHQLGKKLTADDIASIEAFLKAL, encoded by the coding sequence ATGAAACCGATCAGATTCATCCAAACAGCAGCATTTGTGTTGATCCTGGTGGGGTGCGGGCAGCAGCAAAAGACATCGGAAGCCCCGTTAAAAGAGGTTCCGCCACTGACGGCTCAGGAGGAACGCGACCTGCTTGAACAGGCCACCGGAATATTCGGCGCACTACCGGATGTGATGCCGGGGGCAGAAGGGGATACGCCGGAACAGATCGCACTCGGAAAGAAGCTCTATTTCGACACCAGATTGTCGGTCAATAACACGCAATCGTGCAACACGTGCCATAACGTGAATGAAGGAGCTGCCGGAGTCGACAACGAGGTCACATCGGCCGGTGCCGATAAGGTTCGCGGTGCTCGTAACTCGCCGACAGTTTTCAATGCCGGATATCATTTCGTGCAATTCTGGGACGGCAGAGCAGACGACCTCAAGGCACAAGCGAAGGGACCGATCACCAACCCGGTGGAAATGGGAATGCCAAGTGCAAAGGCCGTTGAAGAGAAGATCCGTTCGATCGATGAGTATACGCCTCTCTTCGCTGCTGCATTTCCCAGAGCTCGTAAGGCTGTGTCGTACGACAACCTGGCTCATGCCATTCCTGCGTTTGAACGGACGTTGCGAGCCCCTTCAAGATTCGACGACTATGTACTTGGTGCATCAGCCAAGTTGACGAATGAGGAAAAGCGGGGATTGAAGACCTTTATCGAAAGCGGTTGCATCACATGCCATAATGGTCCGCTCTTCGGTGGAAGTATGTATCAGAAACTCGGCCTTGTGAATCCCTACGACACGAGGGATGCCGGACGTTTCGGTGTTACTAAGGACCCATCCGACAGCTTGATGTTCAAGGTTCCATCATTGCGACTGATCTCCAAGACCCACCCATACTTCCACGATGGTTCGGTGCCAACACTCTCAAGGGCGATCGAGCTCATGGGGTGGCATCAACTTGGAAAGAAGCTCACGGCGGATGACATCGCGTCGATCGAGGCGTTTCTAAAGGCCCTTTGA
- a CDS encoding adenylosuccinate lyase, translated as MIQRYTRPDMGAIWSDENKYAIWLEIEVLACEAQAELGVIPKDAVAEIRAKAAFNVERILEIEEVTKHDVIAFTTNVAEYVGPASRFIHMGMTSSDVLDTCLGVQLKQAGELILADLITLRDILARRATEFKYTVCIGRSHGIHAEPTTFGLKLALWYEECKRSITRMERAIESISVGMISGAVGTFEHLSPDVEVYVCSKLGLKPAPVSTQVIQRDRHAEFLTTLAIIGAFLEKVATEVRHLQRTEVLEAEEYFSPGQKGSSAMPHKRNPILSERICGMARILRGNAMAAIENNALWHERDISHSSVERVICPDSTIALDYMLHLATGLIDKLLVYPEAMKRNLALTHGLPFSQSVMLALVRKDVTREDAYKMVQRNAMQTWQTKTPLRETLGADQEIMSFFSAEELDAIFDDARMLKNVDQIFARCGLA; from the coding sequence ATGATCCAACGGTATACTCGACCCGACATGGGGGCCATTTGGTCCGATGAGAACAAATACGCTATCTGGCTTGAGATCGAAGTCCTTGCCTGCGAAGCTCAGGCTGAGCTCGGCGTGATACCCAAGGATGCAGTTGCAGAGATCCGTGCCAAGGCAGCATTCAACGTTGAACGTATCCTTGAGATCGAAGAGGTGACGAAGCACGACGTGATCGCCTTCACGACCAATGTGGCGGAATATGTCGGACCTGCATCGCGATTCATTCATATGGGGATGACGTCGAGCGACGTTCTCGACACCTGTCTCGGTGTTCAACTCAAGCAGGCCGGTGAATTGATCCTTGCCGATCTCATCACGCTTCGCGACATTCTGGCTCGACGAGCAACCGAGTTTAAATACACGGTCTGTATCGGTCGCTCACACGGCATCCATGCAGAGCCAACAACCTTTGGATTGAAACTCGCACTTTGGTATGAAGAGTGTAAGCGCAGTATCACCCGGATGGAACGCGCCATTGAGTCCATCAGCGTTGGGATGATCTCCGGTGCTGTTGGGACGTTTGAACACCTCTCACCGGATGTAGAGGTCTACGTCTGCTCAAAGCTTGGACTCAAACCTGCACCGGTCAGTACACAGGTGATCCAACGTGACCGTCATGCGGAGTTCTTGACCACTCTTGCCATCATTGGCGCCTTCCTAGAAAAGGTGGCCACCGAGGTACGACACCTTCAGCGCACGGAAGTGCTGGAGGCGGAAGAGTACTTCTCGCCCGGACAAAAGGGCTCGTCGGCGATGCCACACAAGCGCAACCCTATTCTTAGTGAGCGCATCTGCGGAATGGCCCGCATTCTACGTGGTAATGCCATGGCCGCCATTGAGAACAATGCACTTTGGCATGAGAGAGACATCTCCCACAGTTCAGTAGAACGCGTGATCTGTCCGGATTCAACGATCGCTCTCGACTACATGCTTCATTTAGCGACCGGTCTCATCGATAAGTTGCTTGTCTACCCAGAAGCAATGAAGCGCAACCTTGCACTCACGCACGGCCTGCCATTCTCGCAGAGTGTGATGTTGGCACTTGTTCGCAAGGATGTCACGCGAGAAGACGCGTACAAGATGGTGCAGCGAAATGCCATGCAGACGTGGCAGACCAAGACTCCACTCCGCGAGACACTAGGAGCCGATCAGGAGATCATGTCGTTCTTCTCAGCTGAAGAGCTGGATGCCATTTTCGATGATGCTCGCATGCTGAAGAACGTGGATCAGATCTTCGCCCGTTGTGGTCTGGCCTGA
- a CDS encoding VCBS repeat-containing protein: protein MKIIVAIVVIMASVAGGLAITRSRSDNGAELADKYCVSCHLKPLPEHLDKSTWVAKVFPVMRQYLGMDQIPQRDKLPHDLQAFYPTFPAMTEDEWFSVAQWYIDNAPAVLPSPPLIHVKGVTSQFQSMPLRKTIDVPMTTVVRFDAQRRRMIIGDGFGNALNVLNMNGDSVASVSLNGPPSSVDVQPDAWYVTDMGKLLPHDSAIGRLVKITWVKDVPTSTVILDSLRRPTSVTVADLNGDSRKDYLVCEYGNLIGRFGWYEIDAKGRSKYHELVAQPGAIRAELRDVNGDKRLDIVVLMAQAREGLVAYINNGKGRYTARELITFPPCYGSSSFSFYDVDDDGKLEIIITTGDNGDYEDPPFKPYHGVYIYGSDKNGVYTQRSFQHLDGAYGAFVRDFDSDGTQDMLSFSFFPRLDRSDVDLIRFDFNVGRANMNTWRVAHAADGRWLASDIADADGDGDLDVLLGNVSMGPGRIPNTVQDRWMSGGVVALYLKNTMK from the coding sequence GTGAAGATTATCGTTGCGATCGTTGTGATCATGGCCTCCGTTGCCGGAGGGCTTGCCATCACGAGGTCTCGTTCCGATAACGGTGCGGAATTGGCCGATAAGTATTGTGTATCGTGTCACCTGAAGCCCCTTCCTGAACATCTCGATAAGTCGACGTGGGTTGCCAAGGTCTTTCCGGTGATGCGTCAATACCTGGGGATGGATCAGATCCCTCAGCGTGATAAACTGCCGCATGATCTACAGGCATTCTATCCGACCTTTCCGGCGATGACGGAGGATGAGTGGTTCAGTGTTGCGCAGTGGTATATCGACAATGCTCCGGCTGTCCTTCCCTCTCCACCGTTGATCCATGTGAAGGGTGTGACATCGCAATTCCAATCGATGCCTCTTCGGAAGACGATCGACGTGCCAATGACAACCGTGGTTCGGTTCGACGCACAACGTCGACGAATGATCATTGGTGATGGCTTTGGAAATGCCCTGAATGTCCTGAACATGAATGGTGATTCCGTTGCCAGTGTATCACTCAATGGTCCGCCTTCAAGTGTCGACGTTCAGCCGGACGCTTGGTACGTCACAGATATGGGCAAGCTGCTTCCGCATGATTCCGCCATCGGCCGTCTCGTGAAGATCACGTGGGTTAAGGATGTGCCCACGTCTACGGTGATCCTCGACTCATTGCGTCGCCCCACAAGCGTCACGGTTGCTGATCTGAACGGTGATTCTCGCAAGGACTATCTCGTTTGCGAATACGGAAATCTCATCGGACGTTTCGGTTGGTATGAGATCGATGCGAAGGGGCGTTCCAAGTACCATGAATTGGTAGCACAACCCGGAGCAATTCGAGCAGAGCTGCGTGATGTGAATGGCGACAAACGACTTGATATCGTTGTTCTCATGGCACAGGCACGAGAAGGTCTTGTGGCATATATCAACAACGGCAAGGGGCGTTACACAGCCCGTGAATTGATCACCTTCCCGCCGTGTTATGGATCATCGTCGTTCTCCTTCTACGACGTGGATGATGACGGGAAACTGGAGATCATCATCACAACGGGAGACAACGGCGATTACGAAGACCCACCCTTCAAGCCCTATCACGGAGTCTACATCTACGGCTCTGATAAGAACGGTGTGTACACCCAACGATCGTTCCAACATCTCGACGGTGCCTACGGTGCCTTTGTCCGCGACTTTGATAGCGATGGAACCCAGGATATGCTCTCGTTCTCATTTTTCCCACGACTTGATCGTTCAGATGTAGATCTCATTCGTTTCGATTTCAATGTTGGTAGGGCGAATATGAATACATGGAGGGTGGCTCATGCCGCCGATGGACGGTGGCTCGCCTCAGATATCGCCGATGCTGACGGAGATGGAGACCTTGATGTCCTTCTTGGTAATGTCTCAATGGGTCCAGGTAGGATCCCGAACACTGTGCAGGATCGATGGATGTCTGGGGGCGTTGTGGCTCTGTACTTAAAGAACACCATGAAGTGA